Part of the Chloracidobacterium thermophilum B genome is shown below.
CTGGCTGTTACCAGGGGCTTTGGGCATATCCCCGCAATACAGCCGAACAGCCGATCCGAAGACCGGGAAATCAGTTTTTTCACCTTTCAGTCAGTGGGCAGTTGACACCGTGAAACAGACTTCGTAAGTTTTCGCACGCTCTAACACGCTTATAACGCAGCGTCAACATTGATGACGCGCTTATTCCGGTCCCCCCGACGGAATGAGTCTTGCTGCTATAGCCAGCCGAAGGCGGTGTATGCCCGAAAGCGGGCCTGCGTGCCGTCCCGGTTGGTGGCAGTGCCCTGTGTGCAGATGCCTCAGCCTGACTCGACTGGATTCGGTCGCCCCCTGTTGGCTGCAATTAGAGCATCATTTCTCAGGAGGAATCTCACTATGTCTTACGCTCACCCCGCGCGAACGAGGCAACGTGTGTCAATCGCAGAAAACAGTTTGAAACCCCTGCGAACACATCACTGGCTCCGTTCGTGCGGCATAATTTTGGGCATTCTGTATAGCTTCGTCTGGCCGGCGCTGGCCCAGAGTGATACGGCGCGGCTGACCGGTGTTGTCACCGACACCAGCGGCGGCGTCATTGCCGGTGCGACCGTCACCGCCACCGAAACCGCAACGAATGCCAAGCTTGAAACAACGACCAATGCGGATGGGGTCTATGTGTTCCCGGTACTCAAAGCCGGAACTTACCTCATCGAATTTTCGGCCCCCAACTTCAAAAAACTCTCCCGCCCGGAGGTCGTTTTGCGCGTCAACCAGGTGCTCAGCCTGAATGCCGAGCTGGAACCGGGCAACATCACGGACGTTGTCGAAGTCACGGCCGGCGCGCCGCTGGTGGAGACGGCAAGCTCGTCGGTCGGGCAGACCATTACCGGCCGGCAGATCATTGACCTGCCCATCAACGGGCGGAACTTCACCCAGTTGGCTACCCTGACGCCGGGCGTGACGCGCGGCACACCGGGCAGCAACGCCGATGGGTCCGGCGGCAACGCGGAAACCTTCCGCCAGGGCGACACCGGCTCGGCGGCGCTCTCCGTCAACGGCCTGCGGGAGCAGAACAACAACTTCACCCTCGACGGTATTGACAACAACGAGTCCATTGTCAACACCATCGTCTTTTTCCCGCCCATTGAAGCTATCGAGGAGTTTCGGGTCATCACGAGTGTGGCCCCGGCCGAGTTTGGGCGCGGTGGCGGGGCTATTGTCAGCGCCACGATTCGCTCCGGCTCGAATGATTTTCACGGCTCGGCTTTTGAGTTTTTCCGCAACTCGGCCATGGATGCCCGCGCCACCGATCTGGTCGGTGTTGTACCGCCCAAGCCGGTGTTCATTCGGCACCAGTTTGGCGGCACCTTTGGCGGCCCCATCGTCCGTGGGAAGACGTTTTTCTTTGCCGACTACCAACAACTACGGCAGCGGCTGCCGCGTGAGGAAGGGCGTACCTTCACCGTGCCGACGGCGCGCATGCGACAGGGCGATTTCAGCGAACTGCTCAACCCAAACTTTACCGGTCTGGGCGCGGCGGTGCAGATTTTTGACCCGCTGACCGGCCTGCCGTTTCCAGGCAACATCATTCCCCAGAACCGGCTCGACCCGGCCGCCGTCCGGTATCTGAACTTCTTTCCGCTTCCCGACCTGCCCGACCGGGCGCGTTTCAACTTCTTCAACCGCCAAATCCAGCGGCAGAACTTCAAGGGTGGCGACCTCCGGTTGGACCACCGGTTCACGGAACGGGATACCGTCTTTGTGCGGTTCAGCATTGCTGACGACCCGCAGTTTGATCCAGGGCGGTTGGGTATCAATGCCCAGACCGGCTTTGGTTCAGGCACGAACCGGCAGTTCAACCACAGTGTGATGGGCAACTACACGCGCACGTTCACGCCCAGCGTCGTCAATGAGCTGCGGTTTGGTTACGTCAAGCAGAACATCGAGTTTCTACCACTCGGCTTTGGGACAGACCTCAACCGTCAGCTCGGCATCCCCGGCATCAACGGCATCACCCGCGCCAACGGCATTTCGCTCATTGGCGGCGGCAACGGGGACTTTCTGGAATACCTGGGCGACTTTGGCGAGTTCATCCTCAACCAGCGGACAATTCAGTTCACCGATGCCGTGACCTGGGTTACTGGCAACCATTCGGCCAAGTTCGGGGCTTCCATCATTCAGCGCAACATCCGCTCGGTGCAGGCGGATTTCAGCAAGGGCTTCTACTTTTTCTCCGACCAGGTCGTGACCTTCACCCCTGGCGGGCCGCCGCCGGCGAGTCCGGGCCTGGGGCAGACCGGCTACCAGGTGGCGCAGATGCTCGTCGGGCGCACGGCCTTTACCACCACGGCCAACCCGGAAATCCCGGCCGCGACGACGCGCAGCTATGAGATGGGCTTTTTTGCGCAGGATGACTGGCGCATCAACCGTCGGCTGACGCTCAACGCCGGCTTGCGTTATGAGCTGTTTACGCCCTACTACGAACTCAACAACCGGATGGCCAACTTTGATCCCGCCAGCGGACGCATCCTGCTGGCCGGGCGCGATGGCAATTCACGTTCGCTCGTGGATACCGACCGCAACAACTTTGCCCCGCGTATCGGGGCCGCGTTTGACCTGACCGGCAAGGGCCGTACCGTGCTACGTGGCGGCTGGGGAATATTCTACTCGCTGGACCGCGGCGGCATTGCCAACCAGTTGACGCAGAACCCGCCGTTCATCGTGACGCAGTTCCGCTTTGACGGTCCGGGCTCCAATGTCCGACTCAGTGATCCGATTCCACCGCCTGATCCGATCAACCTGGCGTCACCCAACCTTCCGCCCGGCACGCAGATTCGCTACACACCCCGCAATACGCAA
Proteins encoded:
- a CDS encoding TonB-dependent receptor; its protein translation is MGILYSFVWPALAQSDTARLTGVVTDTSGGVIAGATVTATETATNAKLETTTNADGVYVFPVLKAGTYLIEFSAPNFKKLSRPEVVLRVNQVLSLNAELEPGNITDVVEVTAGAPLVETASSSVGQTITGRQIIDLPINGRNFTQLATLTPGVTRGTPGSNADGSGGNAETFRQGDTGSAALSVNGLREQNNNFTLDGIDNNESIVNTIVFFPPIEAIEEFRVITSVAPAEFGRGGGAIVSATIRSGSNDFHGSAFEFFRNSAMDARATDLVGVVPPKPVFIRHQFGGTFGGPIVRGKTFFFADYQQLRQRLPREEGRTFTVPTARMRQGDFSELLNPNFTGLGAAVQIFDPLTGLPFPGNIIPQNRLDPAAVRYLNFFPLPDLPDRARFNFFNRQIQRQNFKGGDLRLDHRFTERDTVFVRFSIADDPQFDPGRLGINAQTGFGSGTNRQFNHSVMGNYTRTFTPSVVNELRFGYVKQNIEFLPLGFGTDLNRQLGIPGINGITRANGISLIGGGNGDFLEYLGDFGEFILNQRTIQFTDAVTWVTGNHSAKFGASIIQRNIRSVQADFSKGFYFFSDQVVTFTPGGPPPASPGLGQTGYQVAQMLVGRTAFTTTANPEIPAATTRSYEMGFFAQDDWRINRRLTLNAGLRYELFTPYYELNNRMANFDPASGRILLAGRDGNSRSLVDTDRNNFAPRIGAAFDLTGKGRTVLRGGWGIFYSLDRGGIANQLTQNPPFIVTQFRFDGPGSNVRLSDPIPPPDPINLASPNLPPGTQIRYTPRNTQNTRVQQFNVAFEHQLTDFLAFHIAYVGTRGANVTAVTTVGGFGDAEITRRLTTIANVGESRYDSLQIKVNQRAWKGLSYLAAYTFGKATNNSPGPFPGTGGAGRSTPADPGGLAPGLADYDVRHRFTFGFNYDLPFFKEASNRAVRALLYGYQLNGIVTLQGGTPFSVFGGDGGRARLVPGQNPNAGRRSAARWFNTAAFAPSANPSEQYPRNAFLRSPGISTVDASIFRRFTLTERLNLEFRAEAFNLFNKPQLGFPNIFLGGDFGRIFSVRNRSNRSVQLGLRLSF